In a single window of the Portunus trituberculatus isolate SZX2019 chromosome 1, ASM1759143v1, whole genome shotgun sequence genome:
- the LOC123520738 gene encoding LOW QUALITY PROTEIN: kelch-like protein 26 (The sequence of the model RefSeq protein was modified relative to this genomic sequence to represent the inferred CDS: inserted 2 bases in 1 codon), producing the protein MTRTGGRGEGGGGGGGGGSSSSSSVGGGGGGGAPRPLNAVQLEHPSHTGTLLYGLNALRCKGLLLDVTLLAGGQAFTAHRVVLASCSDYFRAMFTDEMRERGQAEIRLNGVSAAGLHCLLEYAYTSRLSLNLANVQDVLAAAAHVQVLTVVEACSNYLQAQLDLDNCVDVATIAETYSLHGLRRRVYAFMSSHLHKLGKMADFQRLTVVQLLHLLSCDYPVDCSEGQVLLTVAGWLAHCPVERARHAPALLRALNLHEVPTPVLEHAARLPGLAEPLRAVQRALGVGRGPPAPPTGLVNSRGLELAVVKVGGFSIGGITNEITYYLPSAGRWRHLTTIPHVEQCNYGTAVLANQLYVIGGCFNQALQENIHPFGFRYNPHHNKWTTMAPMHRERCRFSLTVLAGLLYAVGGASEAADDGAAEDDSLCEAYNPATDTWTSMAGLPGARAQHGAAALEGCXVRGRGLEGERVLASCYAYSPAAAAWLPRAPMLTPRADHACVTHAGRLYVCGGWYEEEAGNTRVLADTVDCYDPRTDTWSVVTRVPTPRYHAGILVVGGRLYVVGGFHSDATFDRATGVIECYDLEAGRWGTEQPYPQDIWEHVCVPLYVPRCRDDMDVLAEAK; encoded by the exons ATgacaagaacaggaggaagaggcgagggtggcggaggaggaggaggaggtgggagcaGCAGTTCTAGCAGtgttggaggaggtggaggaggaggagcaccgcGGCCTCTAAATGCGGTGCAGCTGGAGCATCCCTCACACACAGGCACGCTCCTATACGGCCTCAATGCTCTCCGCTGTAAAGGCCTACTGCTGGATGTCACGCTGCTGGCTGGCGGGCAGGCGTTCacg gcacaccgCGTGGTTCTGGCGTCTTGTAGTGACTACTTCCGCGCCATGTTCACGGACGAGATGCGTGAGCGTGGCCAGGCTGAGATCCGTCTGAACGGTGTGAGCGCCGCGGGGCTGCACTGCCTGCTGGAGTACGCCTACACCAGCAGACTGTCCCTCAACCTGGCCAACGTGCAGGACGTGCTGGCCGCCGCGGCACACGTGCAGGTCCTCACCGTGGTGGAGGCGTGCTCCAACTACCTACAG GCACAGCTGGACCTGGACAACTGTGTGGACGTGGCCACCATCGCCGAGACGTACTCCCTGCACGGCCTGCGGCGCCGCGTCTACGCCTTCATGAGCTCACACCTGCACAAGCTTGGCAAGATGGCGGACTTCCAGCGGCTGACGGTGGTGcagctgctgcacctgctgtccTGTGACTACCCCGTGGACTGCAGCGAGGGCCAGGTGCTGCTCaccgtggctggctggctggcacaCTGCCCTGTTGAGCGTGCGCGCCACGCCCCGGCACTCCTGCGCGCCCTCAACCTGCACGAGGTGCCCACTCCCGTGCTGGAACACGCGGCGCGCCTGCCTGGCCTCGCCGAGCCCCTGCGTGCCGTGCAGCGGGCCTTGGGGGTGGGGCGCGGGCCCCCGGCGCCGCCCACGGGCCTGGTGAACTCCCGCGGGCTGGAGCtggcggtggtgaaggtggGCGGGTTCAGCATCGGCGGCATCACCAACGAGATCACGTACTACCTGCCCTCCGCGGGACGGTGgcgccacctcaccaccatccCGCACGTGGAGCAGTGCAACTACGGCACGGCGGTGCTGGCCAACCAGCTGTACGTCATCGGCGGCTGCTTCAACCAGGCCCTGCAGGAGAACATCCATCCCTTCGGCTTCCGCTACAACCCGCACCACAACAAGTGGACCACCATGGCGCCCATGCACCGCGAACGATGCCGCTTCTCCCTCACCGTGCTGGCCGGTCTCCTGTATGCTGTGGGCGGCGCCAGCGAGGCGGCGGACGACGGCGCCGCGGAGGACGACAGCCTGTGCGAGGCGTACAACCCTGCCACGGATACCTGGACGTCTATGGCGGGGCTGCCCGGGGCGCGGGCGCAACACGGCGCTGCAGCGCTGGAGGGTTG TGTACGTGGCAGGGGCTTGGAGGGGGAGCGCGTGCTGGCCTCCTGTTACGCCTAcagccccgccgccgccgcctggcTGCCCCGCGCCCCCATGCTCACGCCGCGGGCAGACCACGCCTGCGTGACGCACGCTGGGCGCCTGTACGTGTGTGGCGGGTGgtacgaggaggaggcgggCAACACGCGCGTGCTGGCTGACACCGTGGACTGTTATGACCCCCGCACTGACACGTGGAGTGTGGTGACGCGCGTGCCCACGCCCCGCTACCATGCCGGCATCCTGGTGGTGGGCGGCAGACTGTACGTGGTGGGCGGCTTCCACTCTGACGCCACCTTTGACCGCGCCACGGGCGTCATCGAGTGCTACGACCTGGAGGCAGGGCGCTGGGGCACCGAGCAGCCCTACCCGCAGGACATCTGGGAACACGTGTGTGTGCCCCTCTACGTGCCGCGCTGCAGGGACGACATGGACGTGCTGGCTGAGGCcaagtag